One Sodalinema gerasimenkoae IPPAS B-353 DNA segment encodes these proteins:
- a CDS encoding SpoIID/LytB domain-containing protein, translating into MFSIVPGLALELRVAVEKNVGELTVGSSTPARVRSYSGDVLGNVSQMNAFVARSQGGTVSLDRWQGQQLWVEPTNHGYVYIGDRWYRGKVLIVQDQRGITAVNYVDIESYLYSVLGAEMGGSWPLEALKAQAVAARSYVLYQRERYGNRIYDVGNDTFWQVYRGMQEESSETHRATEDTRGQVLSHNGQVIEAVFHSSSGGHTEDVEQVWDEAKPYLRGVPDFDRDSPSFYWRESFSQWELTRRLGGVGTVTGIFPERESPNGRLVTAKVVGTAGSSIVKGDDLRSALGLRSSLFSVASGGGYFTLSGRGFGHGVGMSQWGARHLAEQGYSYRQILSHYYRNTQLAQLRSQS; encoded by the coding sequence GTGTTTTCGATAGTCCCTGGCCTGGCTCTTGAACTCCGAGTTGCCGTGGAAAAAAATGTGGGTGAACTCACCGTGGGCAGTTCGACCCCAGCGCGAGTCCGCAGTTATTCAGGAGATGTCCTCGGCAATGTCAGCCAGATGAATGCCTTTGTGGCTCGCTCCCAGGGGGGAACCGTCTCCCTAGACCGCTGGCAGGGACAGCAACTCTGGGTTGAACCCACTAACCATGGCTATGTCTATATTGGCGATCGCTGGTACCGAGGCAAAGTTTTAATCGTCCAGGATCAGCGAGGTATCACAGCCGTCAACTATGTGGACATTGAATCCTATCTCTATAGTGTCCTAGGGGCAGAAATGGGAGGCAGTTGGCCCCTCGAAGCCCTCAAAGCCCAAGCCGTCGCCGCTCGCTCCTATGTCTTGTACCAACGAGAACGCTACGGCAATCGCATTTACGACGTAGGCAACGATACCTTTTGGCAAGTCTACCGGGGAATGCAGGAAGAATCCAGCGAAACCCACCGCGCCACAGAAGACACTCGCGGCCAAGTTCTCAGCCATAACGGTCAAGTCATTGAAGCCGTCTTTCATTCCTCCTCCGGCGGACATACCGAAGATGTCGAGCAAGTGTGGGATGAAGCCAAACCCTATTTGCGCGGTGTGCCCGACTTTGACCGCGACTCCCCGAGTTTCTATTGGAGGGAATCGTTTTCCCAATGGGAGTTAACCAGGCGACTCGGAGGGGTAGGAACCGTCACGGGTATCTTCCCCGAACGAGAGTCTCCCAACGGCCGCTTAGTCACCGCCAAAGTGGTGGGAACCGCTGGCAGTTCCATCGTCAAAGGGGATGATTTGCGGTCTGCCTTGGGATTACGCAGTAGTTTGTTTAGCGTTGCCTCGGGTGGGGGCTATTTCACCCTCTCAGGACGGGGATTTGGACATGGCGTCGGCATGAGCCAATGGGGTGCAAGACATCTCGCCGAACAGGGCTATAGTTATCGTCAAATCCTCTCCCATTACTATCGCAACACCCAACTGGCCCAACTCCGCTCCCAATCTTAA